Proteins encoded together in one Bacillota bacterium window:
- a CDS encoding PAS domain-containing protein — MVDISSGVFAIYEGPEPFSLKVIATLAQMALGGKAPPVGPASKMISSMDVAVMVLMGPDLNCTIANPPCCALLSRFSGRPVTEVDLVGKRLLEITPLTKDHRLERATREAGTANSPVFLDAVAIPTDSGEPLRFSSLCCPITDRAGRPSGVAVIALPADGHGAGAGGDENGRLVMGQLATVA; from the coding sequence TTGGTCGACATCTCATCGGGGGTGTTCGCCATTTACGAGGGTCCGGAGCCGTTCTCGCTTAAGGTGATCGCCACCCTTGCCCAGATGGCCCTGGGGGGTAAAGCGCCCCCCGTTGGGCCTGCATCCAAGATGATCAGCTCTATGGATGTTGCAGTAATGGTCTTGATGGGCCCCGATCTCAACTGCACCATTGCTAACCCTCCTTGCTGCGCACTTCTCAGCCGCTTTTCCGGAAGACCGGTGACCGAGGTCGACCTCGTCGGCAAGAGGCTCTTGGAGATCACCCCACTGACCAAGGACCACCGCTTGGAACGGGCGACCCGAGAGGCGGGAACGGCTAACAGCCCCGTTTTCCTGGACGCCGTCGCAATCCCCACCGACTCCGGCGAGCCGCTTCGCTTCTCGTCTCTCTGCTGCCCGATCACGGATCGAGCCGGCCGGCCGTCAGGGGTCGCGGTCATCGCCCTGCCGGCTGACGGCCACGGAGCGGGGGCCGGCGGGGACGAAAATGGCCGGCTCGTCATGGGGCAATTGGCGACCGTGGCCTAG